A single region of the Salmo salar chromosome ssa16, Ssal_v3.1, whole genome shotgun sequence genome encodes:
- the LOC106574322 gene encoding 5'-AMP-activated protein kinase subunit gamma-1, protein MEKILIRQIMFQEMREELKNSEADAEMYMKFMKSHCCYEAIPTSCKLVIFDTTLQVKKAFFALVANGLRAAPLWDSKTQRFVGMLTITDFINILHRYYRSPLVQMNELERHQIGTWRDVYLQYSNHCLHSITPDASLFDAIYSLLRYKIHRLPVIDPVSGNVLHILTHKRILKFLHIFYSTQKKTVPKPCFMQKTIQDVGIGTFRNIATVQQTASVYDALSVFVERRVSALPVVNEQGKVVALYSRFDVINLAAQKTYNNLNMSMQEAIQRRCCFIEGVIKCLPDETLETIIDRIIKAEVHRLVLVDKEDVCRGIISLSDLLQAMVLSPAEISSKSN, encoded by the exons ATGGAGAAAATACTTATCAGGCAG ATCATGTTTCAAGAGATGCGTGAAGAATTGAAGAATTCAG AGGCTGATGCTGAGATGTACATGAAGTTCATGAAAAGTCATTGCTGCTATGAGGCCATTCCAACCAGCTGTAAACTGGTCATATTTGACACAACACTACAA GTGAAGAAAGCCTTTTTCGCTCTTGTAGCAAACGGCTTGAGAGCTGCACCTCTCTGGGATAGCAAGACACAGAGGTTTGTGG GTATGCTGACTATAACAGATTTCATCAACATTCTCCATCGTTACTACAGGTCCCCATTG GTTCAAATGAATGAGCTGGAGAGGCATCAAATTGGAACATGGCGAG atgtGTACCTGCAATACTCCAACCACTGTCTTCACAGTATCACTCCAGACGCTAG CCTCTTCGACGCCATCTATTCCCTACTGAGGTATAAGATCCACAGATTGCCGGTTATCGATCCGGTGTCCGGAAATGTCTTACACATTCTCACGCACAAGCGAATCCTCAAGTTTCTCCATATATTT tactcTACACAGAAAAAGACAGTCCCAAAACCCTGCTTCATGCAGAAGACGATCCAGGACGTTGGGATCGGGACATTCCGGAACATTGCCACGGTCCAGCAGACGGCCTCAGTCTACGATGCCCTGTCTGTGTTTGTAGAGAGGAGGGTCTCTGCACTGCCCGTAGTAAATGAGCAAG GCAAGGTGGTGGCTCTCTACTCCAGATTTGATGTGATT AATCTGGCTGCCCAGAAGACATACAACAACCTGAACATGTCCATGCAGGAGGCCATCCAACGGCGCTGCTGTTTCATTGAGGGCGTCATCAAGTGTCTCCCCGACGAGACCCTGGAGACCATCATTGATCGCATAATTAAGGCTGAG GTCCATCGGCTGGTCCTAGTGGACAAAGAGGACGTGTGCAGGgggatcatctctctctctgacctgctCCAGGCCATGGTGTTAAGCCCGGCAG AGATTTCAAGCAAATCAAACTGA